In one window of Silvanigrella paludirubra DNA:
- a CDS encoding ParA family protein, whose amino-acid sequence MTEKKVKRIGATKSNIPKAMTKMYERPNSVRIISVCNQKGGCGKTTTVINIAAGLAKLGQRVLVVDLDSQCNATTGLGIDINDIDKSVFELLVEPKKTNLEDVILETQYENLHIAPASIELSEFESRMAGEIGRENRLKKALLPLHPLYDFIILDTPPSLGLLSVNALNAANEVQIALQAHPFAFDGLNLLLETISLIKEELNPKLKISGLVVTMFDSRTKLSREIVDKVMNIDLLKNSVFKTCIRQNVKLAEAVKARKSVLNYDPSCTGAEDYLSLSKEICLQNNKMDIPIVTSENKFEAQVE is encoded by the coding sequence ATGACAGAAAAAAAAGTAAAAAGAATTGGTGCTACAAAATCAAATATACCAAAAGCAATGACAAAAATGTATGAGCGTCCCAATTCGGTAAGAATAATTTCTGTTTGCAATCAAAAAGGGGGATGCGGCAAGACAACAACAGTAATAAATATCGCAGCTGGCCTTGCCAAATTAGGTCAAAGAGTGCTTGTTGTTGATTTAGACTCTCAATGTAATGCAACCACAGGTCTTGGTATTGATATAAATGATATTGATAAAAGCGTCTTTGAATTATTAGTAGAACCTAAAAAAACAAATCTTGAAGATGTTATTTTAGAAACTCAATATGAAAATTTACATATTGCACCAGCTTCAATTGAACTATCAGAGTTTGAAAGCAGAATGGCGGGCGAAATTGGTCGTGAAAACCGCTTAAAAAAAGCTTTACTCCCCCTTCACCCTCTTTACGATTTTATTATTTTAGATACTCCTCCAAGCCTTGGTTTACTTAGTGTAAATGCATTGAATGCGGCTAATGAAGTTCAAATCGCTTTACAAGCGCATCCTTTTGCATTTGATGGATTAAATTTATTATTAGAAACAATAAGCTTGATAAAAGAAGAATTAAATCCAAAGTTAAAAATTTCAGGCCTTGTTGTTACTATGTTTGATTCACGAACAAAGCTATCTAGAGAAATTGTTGATAAAGTAATGAACATAGATTTATTAAAAAATTCTGTATTTAAAACGTGTATTCGTCAAAATGTAAAACTTGCTGAAGCGGTGAAGGCAAGAAAATCTGTTTTAAATTATGATCCTTCCTGCACAGGTGCAGAAGATTACTTATCTTTAAGTAAAGAAATATGCTTACAAAATAATAAAATGGATATCCCTATTGTTACTTCTGAAAATAAATTTGAGGCGCAAGTGGAATAA
- a CDS encoding DUF423 domain-containing protein, with protein sequence MFYPKLFSILGFFGVALGAFGAHGLKDKVTIEMLEIWKTATLYLMMHVIIGILSSFFTIKKRSQFCFAFGAFVFSCSLYLLVILNMPILGSITPIGGVSLLLGWIFLFLDFKKKSNV encoded by the coding sequence ATGTTTTATCCCAAACTTTTTTCTATTTTAGGCTTTTTTGGAGTCGCATTAGGGGCATTCGGTGCTCATGGATTGAAAGATAAAGTAACAATTGAAATGCTTGAAATTTGGAAGACAGCTACCCTTTATTTAATGATGCATGTAATTATTGGTATTTTATCCTCTTTTTTTACAATTAAAAAAAGATCACAATTTTGTTTTGCTTTTGGCGCTTTTGTATTTTCTTGTTCACTCTACTTACTCGTAATCTTAAATATGCCGATTTTAGGATCTATCACTCCAATTGGAGGAGTTTCTTTATTACTTGGTTGGATATTTCTTTTTTTAGATTTCAAAAAAAAATCTAATGTTTAA
- a CDS encoding DUF4870 family protein: MQHNDYYKNSSQNNLPAKSMTENVSMVVYVLQLISVFTGGLFSLIPLIITYLFRTQVKESWLDHHYRWQIQTFWFASIFYFLAWVFGFIPFIGWIFSIPLFLLASAIVIVRSIKGWKRLTIQKAPQNLIE, encoded by the coding sequence ATGCAACATAATGATTATTATAAAAATTCATCTCAAAATAATTTGCCTGCAAAAAGCATGACCGAAAATGTATCAATGGTAGTATACGTGCTTCAACTTATTTCTGTTTTTACAGGCGGTCTTTTTTCTTTAATTCCTTTGATAATCACATACCTATTTAGAACACAGGTTAAAGAAAGCTGGCTTGACCATCACTACCGTTGGCAAATTCAAACCTTTTGGTTTGCCTCTATTTTTTATTTTTTAGCATGGGTTTTTGGTTTCATTCCTTTTATAGGGTGGATTTTTTCAATTCCATTATTTTTACTTGCTTCTGCAATTGTCATAGTAAGATCCATAAAAGGTTGGAAACGCCTCACCATACAAAAAGCTCCTCAAAATTTAATAGAATAA
- a CDS encoding LysE family translocator, which translates to MTVFLLAFSPGPNVVLMINNGLRYQLKDAIFAIFGILSGLIIFAIISSFTVQGVFKFSASFYTYLKVIGAFYLIYLGIKNIFSKDKYKFENLQSIIRPNKFKLYYESLICCLTNPKVLFLYIALLPNYIINEKNILMQIFTLSFIQISVVVFSMFTYLMIANRASKFLLTKIHYIRYISGSVMILLALSLLATI; encoded by the coding sequence ATGACGGTATTTTTATTGGCCTTCTCTCCAGGACCAAACGTAGTACTTATGATTAATAATGGTTTAAGATATCAATTAAAAGATGCTATTTTTGCAATTTTTGGTATTTTATCTGGGTTAATCATATTTGCCATTATTAGTTCATTCACAGTTCAAGGTGTCTTTAAATTTTCAGCTAGTTTTTATACATACTTAAAGGTTATTGGAGCCTTTTATCTTATTTATTTAGGAATTAAAAATATTTTTAGTAAAGATAAATATAAATTTGAAAATCTGCAATCCATTATAAGACCAAATAAATTTAAATTATATTATGAATCTTTAATTTGTTGCTTAACGAATCCAAAAGTTTTATTTTTATATATAGCTTTATTACCTAATTATATTATAAATGAAAAAAATATTTTAATGCAAATTTTTACTTTATCTTTTATTCAAATTTCAGTAGTAGTTTTTTCAATGTTTACTTATTTGATGATAGCAAATAGGGCTTCAAAGTTTTTATTAACTAAAATACATTATATCCGCTATATATCAGGAAGTGTAATGATATTATTAGCGTTATCTCTTTTGGCAACAATTTAG
- a CDS encoding APC family permease, with the protein MIFRKNDKESGSKNKNYSHKFVKNLSFLLTKLFYFKMKSGPHVQEKTHHWFSVLCLTGVDYFSTLAYQPGIALMAVGALAPFSSLLLVLVTLFGAVPTYREVAKRSFTGQGSIAMLENLLSGWSGKFCVLGLISFAVTDFFITITLSASDAAAHMVENPYISTYVGHSNLAISIVMVLALGAVFYVGFREAILVAILCTIPFLLLTLIVIIKASLVIMNEPILIYQWISDPIFKVDWFGLFIISALAFPKLALGLSGFETGVSVMPLIKNGKSDLQESHNKTNIPVERIKGTKNLLLFSALIMSAYLITSSIVTSILLKQSQVADGGEASGRALSFLAHKYIGNGYGTVYDFCTIIILGFAGSSALAGLLNIIPRYLPRFGMAPQWASFRRPLVVIITLISTIILVVFNANVNAQAGAYATGVLALILSAAIAVTLSIKKELKVKSSKKLRFKIIYFFLVSIVFTYTLIDNVKIRPDGLVIAFIFFIAILLASAISRWRRAFELRVESHNIIGVESEKLWEEIKNKKVNLVPISFGDKKWFKHKEDKIKEHYKCEAPLAFLTISLRDDRSEFETPLVIKVLRMYNDANNYLIEVSGAVAIPNTVAYISEQIDPIAIYLGLARKNAMEQAIFYVLFGEGEIGILTYKVLVQYWESTEEDDVRPVIFLMSE; encoded by the coding sequence ATGATCTTCCGTAAAAATGATAAAGAATCTGGCTCAAAAAATAAGAATTATTCTCATAAGTTCGTAAAGAATTTATCCTTTCTTTTAACTAAATTATTTTATTTTAAAATGAAATCTGGTCCGCATGTCCAAGAAAAAACACACCACTGGTTTAGTGTTTTATGTCTTACAGGGGTAGATTATTTTTCCACACTTGCTTATCAACCCGGCATTGCTTTAATGGCGGTTGGTGCTTTAGCCCCCTTTTCTTCTTTACTCTTAGTACTAGTTACTTTATTTGGTGCCGTGCCCACTTATCGTGAGGTTGCTAAAAGATCATTTACGGGGCAAGGCTCCATAGCAATGCTTGAAAATTTGTTAAGCGGCTGGAGTGGTAAGTTTTGTGTTCTTGGTTTGATATCTTTTGCTGTTACTGATTTTTTTATCACTATTACTTTATCTGCATCCGATGCCGCAGCTCACATGGTTGAAAATCCCTATATTAGTACTTATGTGGGGCACTCAAATTTAGCAATATCTATAGTAATGGTTCTAGCTTTGGGAGCTGTATTTTATGTAGGTTTTAGAGAAGCCATTTTAGTCGCCATTTTATGCACAATTCCATTCTTGTTACTTACATTAATTGTAATCATAAAGGCTTCTCTAGTCATAATGAATGAGCCTATTTTAATTTATCAATGGATTTCAGATCCTATTTTTAAAGTAGACTGGTTTGGACTCTTTATCATTTCAGCACTAGCTTTTCCAAAGCTGGCCTTAGGGTTGAGTGGATTTGAGACTGGCGTTTCCGTAATGCCACTTATTAAAAATGGGAAATCTGACTTACAAGAAAGTCATAATAAGACAAATATTCCCGTGGAGAGAATTAAAGGAACAAAAAATCTACTTTTATTTTCTGCTTTAATTATGTCTGCCTACTTAATCACCTCAAGTATTGTTACGTCTATATTATTAAAGCAATCACAAGTTGCTGATGGGGGAGAAGCCTCAGGAAGAGCGCTTTCCTTTTTAGCCCATAAATATATTGGGAATGGATATGGAACTGTATATGATTTTTGTACAATCATTATTTTAGGTTTTGCAGGGTCTTCTGCTTTAGCTGGTCTATTAAATATTATTCCACGTTATTTACCACGTTTTGGTATGGCTCCTCAATGGGCTTCTTTCAGAAGACCTTTGGTAGTTATCATTACCCTAATTAGTACAATTATTTTGGTGGTATTTAATGCAAATGTAAATGCACAAGCGGGAGCTTATGCTACAGGTGTTTTGGCTCTCATTTTATCTGCGGCAATTGCTGTAACCTTGTCTATTAAAAAAGAACTTAAAGTCAAATCTTCAAAAAAATTAAGATTCAAAATTATTTATTTCTTTTTAGTATCTATAGTGTTTACTTATACTTTAATTGATAATGTAAAAATCCGACCAGACGGATTAGTAATAGCTTTTATCTTTTTCATTGCCATATTATTAGCGAGTGCAATAAGCCGTTGGCGTCGTGCTTTTGAATTGAGAGTGGAGTCTCATAATATTATTGGTGTAGAGTCTGAAAAACTTTGGGAAGAAATCAAAAATAAAAAAGTAAATTTAGTTCCAATTTCATTTGGTGATAAAAAATGGTTTAAACACAAAGAAGATAAAATAAAGGAACATTACAAATGTGAAGCCCCTTTGGCGTTTTTAACCATTTCCCTTCGAGATGATCGCAGTGAATTTGAGACTCCTTTAGTTATCAAAGTATTAAGAATGTATAATGATGCAAATAATTATTTAATCGAAGTTTCTGGAGCTGTAGCTATTCCAAATACCGTTGCTTATATCAGTGAGCAGATAGATCCTATTGCAATATATTTAGGTCTTGCACGTAAAAACGCAATGGAGCAGGCTATTTTTTATGTTTTATTTGGTGAGGGAGAAATAGGAATTTTAACATATAAAGTACTTGTTCAGTATTGGGAATCTACTGAAGAAGACGATGTTCGTCCTGTCATCTTTTTAATGTCAGAGTAA